A section of the Kribbella sp. HUAS MG21 genome encodes:
- a CDS encoding SAF domain-containing protein codes for MKIPSLLRDLFRAARWHRRLLAGVAAAAAVYFGLLALSPAPPPTVTVLAAARDLSGGAAPARADLRTVELPPGSVPDGALRPGSELTTRVLSGPVRAGEPLTDARFLAPPAVPTGALAYPVRVDDADVTTLLRVGDHLSLYAASSTTADAARLLARAVPVLALPEPRSGTTGALIVVAATPEVAGRLAQASTNSRITVALAPDTG; via the coding sequence ATGAAAATCCCTTCCCTCCTTCGTGATCTGTTCCGTGCCGCCCGCTGGCACCGGCGGCTCCTCGCCGGTGTCGCGGCCGCGGCCGCCGTGTACTTCGGACTCCTCGCCCTCTCCCCCGCGCCGCCGCCGACCGTCACCGTGCTGGCCGCGGCGCGCGACCTGAGTGGCGGCGCCGCGCCCGCGCGCGCCGACTTGCGGACCGTCGAGTTGCCACCGGGCTCCGTTCCCGATGGTGCGCTCAGACCTGGCAGCGAGCTGACCACGCGAGTGCTCAGCGGCCCGGTCAGAGCCGGCGAGCCACTCACCGACGCGAGATTCCTCGCCCCACCCGCCGTGCCGACGGGCGCGCTGGCCTATCCGGTCCGCGTCGACGACGCCGACGTCACGACCTTGCTCCGCGTCGGCGACCATCTCAGCTTGTACGCCGCCAGCAGTACTACAGCCGACGCCGCGCGACTGCTCGCTCGCGCGGTGCCCGTGCTCGCTCTACCCGAGCCCCGATCCGGCACGACAGGCGCGCTGATCGTGGTCGCGGCTACGCCGGAGGTTGCGGGCCGATTGGCCCAGGCCAGTACGAATTCGCGCATCACCGTGGCGTTAGCGCCCGACACGGGCTGA
- a CDS encoding FmdB family zinc ribbon protein: MPTYQYQCTDCGEALEVRQSFTDDALTVCPNCQGNLRKVFNAVGVVFKGSGFYRTDSRTSGKSSVPAKADASSSSSSSSSSSASSSGSSGSSSSGSSGTSSSGSSSSSGSSAA, translated from the coding sequence GTGCCGACGTACCAGTACCAGTGCACCGACTGTGGCGAAGCGCTCGAGGTGCGCCAGAGCTTCACGGACGACGCGCTGACCGTGTGCCCGAACTGCCAGGGGAACCTGCGCAAGGTCTTCAACGCCGTGGGCGTCGTGTTCAAGGGCTCCGGGTTCTACCGGACCGACAGCCGGACGTCGGGCAAGAGCTCGGTGCCGGCGAAGGCCGACGCCTCGTCGTCCTCTTCTTCGTCTTCGTCGTCCTCTGCTTCGTCGTCGGGGTCGTCAGGGTCGTCGTCCAGTGGGTCTTCCGGTACGTCGTCGTCCGGCAGCTCCTCGTCCTCGGGGAGCAGCGCGGCCTGA
- the mscL gene encoding large conductance mechanosensitive channel protein MscL, translating to MLKGFKEFIMRGNVVDLAVAVVIGAAFTKIVTALVDGLINPLIAAIFGKADLTGVGNFTVNDAKFSLGLVLDAALSFLFVAAAVYFFIVLPLNKLAERRKRGQEPEPDPLTTDQELLTEIRDLLRARR from the coding sequence ATGCTCAAGGGCTTCAAAGAATTCATCATGCGCGGGAACGTCGTCGACCTCGCGGTCGCAGTCGTCATCGGCGCCGCGTTCACCAAGATCGTCACCGCGCTCGTCGACGGGCTGATCAACCCGCTGATCGCGGCGATCTTCGGCAAGGCGGACCTGACCGGCGTCGGCAACTTCACCGTCAACGACGCGAAGTTCTCGCTCGGTCTGGTGCTGGACGCGGCGCTGAGCTTCCTCTTCGTCGCCGCGGCCGTGTACTTCTTCATCGTGCTGCCGCTGAACAAGCTGGCCGAGCGGCGCAAGCGCGGCCAGGAGCCGGAGCCCGACCCGCTGACCACCGACCAGGAGCTGCTCACCGAGATCCGCGACCTGCTGCGCGCCCGCCGGTAG
- a CDS encoding GNAT family N-acetyltransferase produces the protein MQVAGWALDEKEVALLSGRVIYPFPEELRGSWRTVEADIQSYLLFDGDRAVGYGEVWLDDEEDEVELARIIVDPEVRGRGVGGELVRALLGPALDAGYSEVFLRVRPENVPAIRAYHRSGFVDVPAALMEEWNDGQPVPYRWMRYAGEQVGVGELRG, from the coding sequence GTGCAGGTTGCGGGGTGGGCGCTGGACGAGAAGGAGGTGGCGCTGCTCTCGGGGCGGGTGATTTATCCGTTTCCGGAGGAGTTGCGGGGGAGCTGGCGGACGGTTGAGGCGGATATTCAGTCGTACTTGTTGTTCGACGGGGATCGGGCGGTCGGGTACGGCGAGGTGTGGCTGGACGACGAGGAGGACGAGGTCGAGCTCGCTCGGATCATCGTGGACCCGGAAGTCCGTGGGCGGGGTGTCGGTGGTGAGCTGGTGCGGGCGTTGCTCGGGCCGGCGTTGGACGCCGGGTACTCGGAGGTGTTCCTGCGGGTGCGGCCGGAGAACGTGCCGGCGATCCGCGCCTACCATCGCAGCGGTTTCGTCGACGTCCCCGCGGCGTTGATGGAGGAGTGGAACGACGGCCAGCCGGTCCCGTACCGGTGGATGCGGTACGCCGGTGAGCAGGTGGGCGTCGGCGAGCTCAGGGGCTGA